Proteins co-encoded in one Fusarium fujikuroi IMI 58289 draft genome, chromosome FFUJ_chr06 genomic window:
- a CDS encoding related to C4-dicarboxylate transport protein mae1, whose amino-acid sequence MLQDELPKSATQPNNPEPKDERAVSLVDRFTWGNFTCTQSTGGVALMLSKSPYSFRGLHTIGVVVFILNLVLFILFCTAMICRFVRRPASLLKSVTKPPEAYFTGSLWLSMATIIMGIQSFGVPHAGSWLVDTVRVLFWIYGAITLTYNVVIFVVMFSLAPFAPGSMSSPMFLMIYNAMLTGTVASVIAADQPPSERIPIIVAGIAFEGLGWILCLLFLPHFVGNLLVNGLGPVNLRPGLFISVGSAGYTIIALIGCAKAIPDGHGYFAKHPTAAETLNIMALWVGIFLWLFTFWLFAIAAVAHVPILVSKLRGDKSRQQMSFALPWWAIVFPNVGFTIATVYIGEELESSAISWVATVMTILVFVAWLMDMYLHMKSIFQKRIM is encoded by the coding sequence ATGCTGCAAGACGAACTCCCCAAATCCGCGACCCAGCCCAACAATCCTGAACCTAAAGATGAACGCGCCGTCTCACTCGTCGATCGCTTTACATGGGGCAACTTTACTTGCACGCAGTCTACAGGCGGTGTGGCCTTGATGCTATCCAAGAGCCCGTATTCATTTCGCGGTTTACATACCATTGGCGTCGTGGTCTTTATCCTCAATCTTGTTCTGTTCATCCTCTTCTGCACAGCAATGATATGTCGGTTTGTTCGGAGACCGGCTAGTTTACTCAAATCCGTGACGAAACCGCCTGAAGCGTACTTTACTGGCTCGCTGTGGCTTTCGATGGCGACGATCATTATGGGCATACAGAGTTTTGGTGTTCCTCACGCTGGGTCTTGGCTTGTCGATACCGTCCGGGTTCTGTTTTGGATTTATGGTGCTATTACGCTGACGTATAACGTTGTCATCTTTGTGGTTATGTTTTCTCTCGCGCCGTTTGCACCTGGTAGCATGAGCTCTCCGATGTTTCTGATGATTTACAACGCTATGCTTACCGGAACTGTCGCGTCGGTAATCGCAGCCGATCAACCTCCATCAGAACGAATACCCATCATAGTTGCTGGAATTGCGTTCGAGGGTCTCGGCTGGATCCTTTGtctcctttttcttcccCACTTTGTCGGCAACCTTCTCGTCAACGGCCTCGGTCCTGTCAATCTCAGACCAGGCCTCTTTATCTCCGTCGGTTCTGCAGGCTATACCATCATAGCCCTGATCGGCTGCGCAAAAGCAATCCCAGATGGGCACGGATACTTTGCGAAACATCCCACCGCAGCAGAGACGCTCAACATTATGGCGTTGTGGGTAGGAATATTTCTCTGGTTATTTACCTTTTGGCTTTTCGCAATTGCCGCGGTTGCGCACGTGCCTATTTTGGTTTCGAAGCTCCGCGGGGATAAGTCTCGGCAGCAGATGAGTTTTGCGCTTCCTTGGTGGGCGATTGTCTTTCCCAATGTTGGGTTCACGATTGCTACGGTGTATATTGGGGAGGAACTAGAATCCAGTGCCATATCATGGGTTGCTACTGTTATGACTATCTTGGTGTTTGTAGCGTGGTTGATGGACATGTATTTGCATATGAAGTCGATATTTCAGAAGCGCATTATGTAG
- a CDS encoding related to aldo-keto reductase YPR1: protein MNSTNTTLALPTIKLNDGNEIPMIAYGLGTANFKKGGRTDYDENAFNYTLNAIKSGFYHLDGASSYGNEEELGAAIRASGVPREKLYVVTKLNGWKKHDVQNAFDTSLKKLRLDYVDLYLIHAPFFAEKPEDLQEAWATLELIKESGKAKSIGVSNFIQEHLETILATAKIPPAINQIEYHPYLQHGNLIEYHRKKNIAISAYAPLTAIIRARPGPVDALYENLAKKYGVTEGDIALRWCIDQDIVVITTSSSEERLKSYMRNVWSFKLTSEEIEGIAMMGKQKHFRAFQKQWIAEGDWR from the exons ATGAATTCCACCAATACTACTTTGGCTCTACCCACCATCAAGCTTAACGATGGAAACGAAATTCCAATG ATAGCGTACGGTCTAGGAACTGCAAACTTCAAGAAGGGAGGGAGAACCGATTACGACGAGAACGCGTTCAACTATACGTTGAATGCAATAAAGAGTGGGTTCTATCACCTCGACGGTGCTTCAT CATACGGGAACGAGGAGGAGCTCGGGGCAGCTATCAGAGCATCCGGCGTTCCGCGGGAAAAGCTCTATGttgtcaccaagctcaacggCTGGAAGAAGCACGACGTACAGAACGCTTTTGATACCTCGTTGAAGAAACTTAGGCTTGATTATGTGGATTTGTACCTCATCCACGCACCGTTCTTCGCGGAGAAGCCTGAAGATTTACAGGAAGCTTGGGCTACCCTCGAACTCATCAAAGAGTCTGGAAAGGCTAAGTCCATCGGCGTGTCTAACTTCATACAAGAGCATCTTGAGACCATCCTCGCCACAGCCAAAATCCCACCAGCAATCAACCAAATCGAGTACCATCCCTATCTACAGCATGGTAATCTCATAGAGTACCATCGCAAGAAAAACATAGCTATATCGGCATATGCGCCTTTAACGGCTATTATACGCGCAAGGCCAGGTCCTGTAGACGCTCTTTATGAGAACTTGGCCAAGAAGTATGGTGTCACTGAAGGGGATATTGCGTTGCGCTGGTGTATTGATCAGGATATTGTGGTTATCACAACGAGCTCGAGCGAGGAGAGGCTAAAGAGTTATATGAGGAATGTGTGGAGCTTCAAGCTGACGtctgaggagattgagggtATTGCGATGATGGGGAAGCAGAAGCACTTCAGGGCGTTTCAGAAGCAGTGGATTGCAGAGGGAGATTGGCGATAG
- a CDS encoding related to pyridoxine 4-dehydrogenase codes for MVNTLPFGDKQIPVPGFGAMGLNSAMGSDLDLEQAEPVLMKAVELGCTFWDTAVAYKNGANEKLLGDFIKKHNVREKLFTSKCGFDVFSPQRTVTNSAAHIKEYIEGTIERLGFTPDLYYLHRIDPNTPLEESIGALDELRRAGKTKYIGLSECSAATLRKAHSVAKIDAVQAEYSAFETIHETNGLIETAKELGIAFVAFSPLGHGWLVDEFDYKSPDDFAPNDFRRTVPKFQGQNFYHNKAIVNKMKNLATQKGCTVAQIALAWVAAQGLITIPGTTKVSRLEENWASRAVVLTEEEEKAVRKIVNGTKPIGERFAANMQQLVGH; via the exons ATGGTCAACACACTGCCATTCGGCGACAAGCAAATCCCAGTGCCTGGCTTCGGGGCTATGGGTTTGAATTCAGCCATGGGCAGCGATCTTGACCTCGAACAGGCTGAGCCAGTCCTTATGAAAGCGGTGGAGCTTGGCTGTACGTTCTGGGATACTGCT GTCGCTTACAAGAACGGCGCAAATGAAAAGTTGCTTGgtgacttcatcaagaagcacaacGTTCGCGAAAAACTCTTTA CGTCGAAATGCGGATTTGACGTGTTCTCGCCTCAGCGAACCGTGACCAACTCAGCAGCTCATATCAAGGAATACATTGAAGGGACAATCGAGAGACTTGGTTTCACTCCGGATCTGTACTATCTGCACAGAATTGACCCCA ATACGCCACTCGAGGAGTCCATTGGTGCTCTCGATGAACTGCGCCGTGCTGGAAAGACCAAATACATTGGCCTATCCGAATGTTCTGCGGCGACCTTGCGCAAAGCTCATTCAG TCGCCAAGATCGATGCCGTCCAGGCCGAGTACTCTGCCTTCGAAACGATACACGAAACAAACGGTCTTATCGAGACAGCTAAAGAATTGGGGATAGCTTTTGTAGCATTCAGTCCTCTAGGACACGGCTGGCTTGTAGATGAGTTTGATTATAAGTCTCCGGACGACTTTGCCCCTAATGATTTCCGCCGCACCG TCCCAAAGTTTCAAGGTCAGAATTTCTATCATAATAAGGCAATTGTGAATAAGATGAAGAACCTAGCTACACAGAAGGGCTGCACAGTTGCGCAGATTGCACTGGCATGGGTAGCAGCGCAGGGGCTTATCACCATCCCAGGCACGACGAAAGTTTCGCGTTTGGAAGAAAACTGGGCATCTCGGGCCGTCGTCTTgacggaagaagaggaaaaggcagTGCGCAAGATTGTAAACGGTACTAAGCCGATCGGGGAGAGGTTCGCTGCCAATATGCAACAATTGGTGGGTCATTAG
- a CDS encoding monooxygenase-like protein — translation MRVQATAENKAQIARNWVPLLDEPAYKPRNIRIVCVGAGFSGLMLAYEAKYNESLQGFIDLTIYDKNHDVGGTWLVNRYPGVACDVPAHIYTFPFEPNPDWSSFYASGPEIWAYIKRTSDKYGLAENVRFQSKVTDAMWNEVTGKWNLKLFQDGEEKEDECDVLIDGSGFLNNWHWPDIPGLHDFKGHIVHTADWDPSINVAGKKVAVIGNGSSGVQVLPHLQKTAAQLTTYVRTPTWIFANYASELTKDGTNFAFTEEEKKKFRENTASLWKFRKEIENSQDNFWNVFFKDTAAQKAALENAYNRMRERLGNDKELCEKLIPDYEYGCRRPTPGDGYLEALRQDNTRVTFDPIVQITESGIQTTQDYTDFDIIVCATGFDASFRRSWTVQGRNGYQLHEAWGESPEAYFGVAAANMPNYFIFIGPNSPVGHGSLLDSVFCVAKWILKWCRKIATEDIKYTPSVCVSQKALDDYNVYLQELLKRMVWTGSCRSWYKNRKKEGHVTAVYGGSRHHFRGKVYPHFLSASRFTLTNMGTLLLEILETFRTEDFEIEYRSVNRFRFMGTGRTLRESRGEYYVLN, via the exons ATGAGAGTCCAAGCTACCGCGGAAAACAAGGCACAAATTGCGAGAAACTGGGTCCCTCTGCTAGATGAGCCCGCATACAAGCCCCGAAACATACGCATCGTTTGTGTTGGGGCCGGCTTTTCAGGTCTCATGTTAGCCTATGAAGCAAAGTACAACGAATCACTTCAAGGGTTCATCGACCTGACTATTTATGACAAGAACCACGATGTTGGTGGAACGTGGCTTGTTAATCGATATCCTGGTGTGGCA TGTGATGTTCCAGCGCACATATACACTTTTCCGTTTGAGCCAAATCCAGATTGGTCCAGCTTCTATGCTTCAGGGCCGGAAATCTGGGCCTATATCAAGAGAACTTCAGATAAGTATGGCTTAGCTGAGAATGTCAGATTTCAATCGAAAGTGACAGATGCCATGTGGAATGAGGTTACAGGAAAATGGAATCTGAAGTTATTTCAAGACGGCGAGGAAAAAGAGGACGAATGTGATGTATTGATCGACGGTTCGGGGTTTCTCAA CAACTGGCATTGGCCTGATATTCCTGGTCTCCATGACTTCAAAGGACATATCGTCCATACTGCAGATTG GGACCCTTCTATCAACGTGGCAGGCAAAAAGGTTGCAGTTATCGGAAACGGGTCATCTGGTGTCCAAGTCCTCCCGCACCTGCAAAAGACCGCTGCTCAACTGACAACCTATGTTCGTACGCCAACATGGATATTCGCCAACTATGCCTCAGAACTCACAAAAGACGGCACAAACTTTGCTTTtacagaagaggaaaagaagaagtttcgGGAAAATACAGCCTCGCTGTGGAAGTTTCGAAAGGAGATCGAAAACAG CCAAGACAACTTTTGGAACGTCTTCTTTAAAGACACAGCCGCTCAAAAAGCCGCTCTCGAGAATGCATACAACCGTATGCGAGAACGCCTCGGTAATGACAAAGAGCTGTGCGAGAAGCTAATTCCAGATTACGAATACGGATGTCGACGACCAACACCAGGTGATGGTTACCTTGAAGCTCTCCGTCAGGATAACACACGTGTCACTTTTGATCCAATCGTTCAGATCACCGAATCAGGGATTCAAACCACACAAGACTATACTGACTTTGACATTATCGTCTGCGCAACCGGATTTGACGCAAGTTTCCGCCGTTCGTGGACGGTGCAGGGGCGCAATGGTTATCAGCTCCATGAAGCGTGGGGGGAGTCGCCGGAAGCGTACTTTGGGGTTGCAGCGGCGAATATGCCGAATTACTTTATCTTCATTGGACCGAATAGTCCAG TGGGTCATGGTTCGCTTCTAGACAGCGTGTTTTGTGTCGCGAAATGGATATTGAAGTGGTGTAGGAAGATTGCAACCGAAGATATCAAGTATACTCC GTCAGTCTGTGTCAGCCAGAAGGCTCTGGATGATTACAACGTCTACCTGCAAGAACTGCTGAAGCGGATGGTGTGGACTGGGTCATGTAGAAGCTGGTACAAGAAtcgaaagaaagaaggacaCGTCACGGCAGTTTACGGTGGAAGCCGCCATCATTTTAGAGGTAAAGTGTACCCTCACTTCCTGTCTGCGTCTAGATTCACGCTTACTAATATGGGAACACTTCTGTTAGAAATCCTCGAGACCTTTAGAACTGAGGATTTTGAAATTGAGTATAGATCAGTCAACAGGTTCCGATTCATGGGTACCGGGAGGACTTTGAGGGAGTCAAGAGGAGAGTACTATGTGCTAAATTAA
- a CDS encoding related to 6-hydroxy-d-nicotine oxidase yields the protein MKFTVLYLVGQFFTLTNTIDTGVNNSRLLPQRDGTNCEKACATLASEFPGRLHYHDDDPDFTIWDQKQLETAYTCRVQPASATEVSRVLQVLVHNWCRFAVKCGGHSRFPDDSVSVGGVTIDLGLINSTVVSGDATTARVGGGSLSRQVFAALDPYGLAYIGGRVGQVGIGGFTLGGGTSVLAGKHGWALDHVLEYEVVLPNATIVTASQHLHPDLYYTLRGGGNNYGIVTSFNITVFPQSPVYTGSRTFSDDQTGRVLEEAERLFAVQDSEDTAVGLEYRYTYTAQSGWSISTTQRYGEPMLYPPVFDSLNSIPALGNLTGGINSIANSTSSQQRLGITRNVFSTITHYPSIDLSKKGLDIVKSLVEGRGLTSLNPQLITYSIPAATMAMSKARGGNALGLDVEGHLIINLFSLSWTDSAMDNAAYALANDFTADFQKAAKNLSVFHPFIYINYANQGQDVFASYGEENHRRLIEVQRALDPEGVFTSSGLWTGFFKIR from the exons ATGAAGTTTACAGTTCTATACCTAGTCGGCCAATTCTTCACATTGACGAATACCATAGACACGGGGGTCAATAATAGCAGATTGCTTCCCCAGCGAGATGGAACAAACTGCGAAAAAGCC TGTGCGACTTTAGCCTCCGAATTCCCAGGCAGACTCCATTATCACGACGATGATCCCGACTTCACAATCTGGGACCAGAAACAATTAGAGACCGCTTATACCTGTCGCGTCCAGCCTGCATCTGCCACCGAGGTCTCCAGAGTCTTGCAGGTCCTTGTGCACAACTGGTGCAGATTCGCGGTCAAATGCGGCGGCCACTCGCGATTTCCGGACGACTCAGTCTCCGTCGGTGGTGTTACCATCGACCTTGGCTTGATCAACAGTACCGTCGTCTCAGGTGACGCAACAACAGCTCGCGTGGGCGGCGGGTCCCTCAGCCGCCAGGTCTTTGCTGCTCTTGATCCGTATGGTTTGGCATACATTGGTGGAAGAGTTGGCCAAGTTGGCATTGGGGGTTTCACTCTTGGTGGAGGTACCTCAGTTCTCGCTGGAAAACATGGATGGGCACTGGATCATGTCCTTGAGTACGAG GTTGTTCTACCGAATGCCACGATTGTGACGGCATCCCAACATTTGCATCCCGATTTATACTATACTCTTAGAGGCGGCGGTAACAACTACGGAATCGTAACATCGTTCAACATCACCGTGTTTCCCCAGAGTCCTGTGTATACCGGTTCGCGTACCTTTAGCGATGACCAGACGGGTCGAGTACttgaagaggcagagagacTCTTTGCAGTCCAGGACTCTGAAGACACCGCGGTAGGTCTGGAGTACCGGTATACCTATACCGCACAGAGTGGCTGGAGTATCTCAACTACCCAAAGATACGGGGAGCCAATGCTGTACCCTCCAGTATTTGATAGCCTGAACAGCATCCCGGCATTGGGGAATCTCACCGGGGGCATAAACAGTATTGCCAATAGCACGAGTTCGCAACAAAGATTAGGGATAACAAG AAATGTCTTCAGCACTATAACGCACTATCCATCTATAGACTTGAGCAAGAAGGGCCTTGATATCGTCAAGAGCCTTGTGGAGGGAAGAGGCTTGACTAGTTTGAATCCACAGCTGATCACATATTCCATACCTGCCGCGACAATGGCAATGTCCAAGGCAAGAGGCGGCAACGCTCTCGGCCTTGACGTGGAGGGACATCTTATCA TCAATCTattctccttgagctggacCGACAGCGCAATGGATAATGCCGCGTATGCATTGGCAAATGACTTTACTGCAGACTTTCAAAAAGCTGCCAAGAATCTTAGCGTCTTTCATCCATTCATCTACATTAATTATGCGAACCAGGGACAAGACGTTTTCGCGAGCTACGGTGAGGAAAACCATAGGAGATTGATCGAGGTGCAGAGGGCGTTGGACCCCGAGGGTGTCTTTACATCTTCGGGGCTTTGGACTGGGTTTTTCAAGATTCGATGA